The Rufibacter sp. DG15C region ATCTGCTGGACCTGCCCCATGAGGAATTCTGGATCATCCTGCTCAACCGCGCCAACGCCATTATGAAAAAGGTACAGATTAGCAGCGGCGGCGTGGCTGGCACCGTGGCCGACCCAAAAATCATCTTCAAGCATGCCCTGGAGAACCTGGCCAGCGCCATGATTCTGGTGCACAACCACCCCTCGGGCCAACTCAAACCCAGCGCCGCCGACATCTCCCTCACCAAAAAACTACAGGAGGCCGGAAAGGTTTTGGACCTGCCCATCCTAGACCACCTCATCTTCACGGATAGCAGCTACTACAGCTTCGCGGACGAGGACATGCTTTAAATTACTTGTTGTTTGTTAATTGTTGATTGCTGGATATTGAAAGCGGCGGCCTTTGCACAAGGTCGCCGCTTTTCGTTTTTAGCCTGTTTCTTTGAAAACAGGCCAAAAACGATGCTTTTGCAAAAAGTCTGGCATTGGTTGCCGTGATACGTGCGTCTGGTTCTACCTTTGCGACTATATTCTATTTGACTGTATATGAAAGGTTTTAAATACATTATCCTAGTGGGCGTTATAGCCATTGTGGGCTATTTGATGAGCGACTTGTTTTTCAACGACGAAAGCTACAACCAGGCCGTGGCCAAGTTCAGGGAGAACAAGGACCTCACGTTTAGAAGCCTGAGCGCCTCTCCCCTCTCAGATTCGTTGCGCCGCAAGTTCAACAAGCTGGACTACTTTGCCCCCAACCGCGACTATGAGATCACCGCTGACTTTACCCCCGAAGAGCGCGCAGAGCCCATCGCCATGGCCATGACTGGCGGCACCAAAGAGCCTTACCATGTGAAAGGCAAGGCCACCTTTGAGCTGGACGGCAAAGAGCACACCCTCACGCTGTACCAGAAAGCCGGCGCCACCTCAGACTCCCTCTTCATCCCCTTCACCGACCAGACCAACGGCTTTGACACCTACGGCGGTGGCCGCTATTTGGACGCTATTCCCAACGGCAGCAATATCGTCCTGGACTTCAACCGCGCCTACAACCCCTTCTGCGCCTACAACCCCGAGTTCGTCTGCCCCATGCCCCCCGCAGAAAACCGCCTAAAAGTCAAAATCCCCGCCGGCGAGAAAAACTTTAAATAGAGTCGCGAGTTCTGAGTCTTGAGTCGCGAGTCAAAAACACATTTTTATTTTCCCCGCCCGTAGGGCGATGAAGGCATTGCAACTTCTCAACCAGCAACCCGCCGGCCCTTGACCGAGGGAAAAGAGACTGGTCAATTTAAGTCTCTTTCCCTGAGGGAGAAAGTAGCGGCCTGTCACTTGGCAGTGGCGTAAGTCTGCCATGAAACAGACAGCGTTAGCCAGGTGCACCTCTGTGAAGAAAAGACTGTCCGAGCGTTCAGCGAGTTTCTTTTCTTCTTGATTCTTTTGGTTACTTTTCTCATCAAGGAGAAAAGTGACAAACCCAGGCAGGAAGTAAGAATAGAACTAGTTGGGAAGACGGTGTTGGGAGGCAGAGGCAGTATGAATTTTATCAGCTTAAGTAAACACCTCTCTTCACTCCCCTCAAGGGGAGAATCTGCGCTTGGCATAGGGAGTTAAGGGATGAATCAACACTATTCAAATATAGCCCTCGTTCCCTACCCCCTTTAAAGGAGGACTAAGCAGATTGAACTGCAGTCTGGGTTGTTGGTGATAAAACCAACAATGACGGATGAAAATCTCTCTTTGACTCAAGACTCTCGCCTCTAAACTAGCAACCAATAAAAAATCCATCCCATCTTCCCCAGTTTTTGGTAATTTTGAAAATTGTAGCCGGCAAACGGCAATTCGTGCAGAGCACCGCACCTATAATACCCTGAGACACAAACAACACCATGCGCATATCATTTGACTGGCTGAAGCAACTTTTCCCCACTGACAAACCCGCCCAAGAGATTGGCCAATTCCTGACAGACGCTGGTCTGGAAGTAGAAGGCATTGAGACCTTTGAGGTAGTGCCCGGCGGTTTGCAGGGAATCGTGATTGGAGAAGTGCTCACCTGCGCCAAGCACCCAGACGCCGACAAGCTGAGCGTAACCACGGTAGACGTAGGCGACGGCGAGCCCAAGCACATTGTCTGCGGTGCGCCCAACGTGGCGGCCGGTCAGAAAGTAGTCATTGCCACCGTGGGTGCCACCTTATACCCAGCCGGAGGCGAGCCATTCCAAATCAAGAAATCAAAGATTCGCGGAGCCGTGTCAGAAGGCATGATTTGCGCCGAGGATGAGATTGGCCTGGGTTCTTCACACGCCGGCATCATGGTACTGGACACAGATTTACCGAACGGCACACCCGCCGCTCAGTACTTTGGCTTAGCGTCGGATGACGTGTTTGAGATTGGCCTGACGCCTAACCGCGCCGATGCCGCCTCTCACCTAGGTGTGGCCCGCGACCTACAAGCATTACTAAACGCACCGTACCAATTGCCAGATGTAAGCGGTTTTGCTGTGTCCAATACGTCTCTGCCTATCTCGGTAGAAGTACAAAATACAGAAGCCTGTCCACGCTATGCAGGCGTCACTATCTCAGGCGTGACCGTGCAGGACTCTCCGGCGTGGTTGCAACGCAGACTGCGCGCCATCGGCCTGTCGCCTATCAACAACGTGGTGGACGCCACCAACTATGTATTGCATGAGTTGGGTCAACCTCTACATGCCTTTGACGCCGCTAAAATCAAAGGAGGTAAAATCGTCGTGAAGAACGCTTCTGAAGGCGCCAAATTCACCACGCTGGACAGCATAGAACGTACTTTGCGCGCTGAAGATTTGACCATCAGCAACGCCGAAGAGCCGATGGTGCTGGCGGGCGTGTTCGGAGGATTGCAAGCGGGTGTGACCACAGAGACGCAGAACATCTTCCTGGAGAGCGCTTACTTCTCACCAGCAGGCATCCGGAAAACTTCGCAGGTGCACGGCATCAAAACCGACTCCTCGTTCCGTTTCGAGCGCGGCACCGACCCTGACATGGTCATCCTGGCCTTGAAACGCGCGGCCCTGTTGATTCAAGAAATCGCCGGTGGCGTGATTTCCTCAGAAATTGTGGACGTATATCCGCAGCCTATCCAACCTCAGCAAATCACCTTGCGCTACAGCCGTGTCCAACAGCTCATTGGCCAGTACATTGAGCCCGCGCACATCAAAGCCATCTTGACCAACCTGGGCATTGAAATCACCAGCGAGAACGAGGAGCAGTTGGCCTTGTACATTCCGGCGTATAAAGTAGACGTGACCCGCGAGGCCGATGTGGTAGAGGAAATCCTCAGAATCTATGGCTACAACAACATCATCCTGAGTGAGAACCTGGCCGCCGACTTCCTAGCCAAGTTCCCGAACCCGGACCCGGAGATTATCACCAGCCGCGTGGCCGATGCGTTGGCCGCCAATGGCTACCTGGAGATGTTCACCAACTCACTCACCAACTCCAACTACTACAAAGACGCAGAAGGCAACGTGCCAGCCGAACTGGTGCCCATCCTCAACTACAACTCAGAGGACCTGGACGCTATGCGCCTGACCCTGGTGTATTCTGGTCTGGAAGTACTAAGACATAACATCAACCGCCGCCAGCGCGACCTCAAAGTATTTGAGCTGGGCAAGGTGTACCGCAAAGACGGCGAGAAGTACAAAGAAAACAACTACCTGGTGCTTTTCATGACGGGCAACAAGGCCGCAGAAAGCTGGCAACAGGCCAGCGCCAAAGCCTCTTTCCATGACTTGGCCACGCAGGTACAGCAGACGCTCACCCTTTGCCGACAGACCAATTTCACCACCAAGCCCACCGAGCACCCGTATCTGGCCGGCGGTGTGACCTACCACAAAGGCGACATCACCCTGGCGCACGTGGGTCTGATAAAGGACAGAGTGTGCAAACAGGCAGACGTAAAAGAGCAAGTGTGGTACGCCGAACTCAACTGGGATTACCTGTTGCGCAACTACAAAGACAAATTGGTATTTGAGGAGCTGTCCAAGTTCCCGGAGGTGCGCCGAGATTTATCTCTGGTTGTGGATAAAGCCGTTACCTTTGAGCAGATTAAGCAAGTGGCCCAGCGCGTGGAGCGCAAGCTGTTGCAGGACGTGAACGCCTTTGACGTCTATGAGGGCGAAAAGATTGAGAGCGGCAAGAAGGCCATTGCGGTGAGCTTTACCCTGCAGGACAAGCAGCAGACCTTGACTGACAAAGTCATTGACTCTACCATGAGCCGTTTAATGCAGCAGTTTGAACACCAATTGGGCGCCGTCATCCGGAAGTAATATGAAAGCGAGCAGCTATCTTCATCAAATCCAGAACATTGAGGCCAAAGTCCATGCGTTGGTGGAGCAATACCAGGCCGGGCAGGACAGATTACAGGCCGCCCACCAGGAAATTGCGCGTCTGCAGCAAGTGATACAGGAAAAAGAGACTGAGATAAAAAATTTTCAGAATCAAGATAATATTAGTAAAATTGTACAAACCATAGCAGTAGACACTGCCAGTTCCACAGAGCTGAAGCTGAAGATAAACGAGTACCTGCGAGAGATTGACAAGTGCATCGCGTATCTAAGAGAATAACCCAAGTGTCTGGACGCGGTTTGTTGATGTCCATTTTAGACTTCGTGCCCCGTGCACGTTCCCTTTAGATTATAGAGTACCAGAGAGATTAGGACCTTTTACAGC contains the following coding sequences:
- the pheT gene encoding phenylalanine--tRNA ligase subunit beta, with the protein product MRISFDWLKQLFPTDKPAQEIGQFLTDAGLEVEGIETFEVVPGGLQGIVIGEVLTCAKHPDADKLSVTTVDVGDGEPKHIVCGAPNVAAGQKVVIATVGATLYPAGGEPFQIKKSKIRGAVSEGMICAEDEIGLGSSHAGIMVLDTDLPNGTPAAQYFGLASDDVFEIGLTPNRADAASHLGVARDLQALLNAPYQLPDVSGFAVSNTSLPISVEVQNTEACPRYAGVTISGVTVQDSPAWLQRRLRAIGLSPINNVVDATNYVLHELGQPLHAFDAAKIKGGKIVVKNASEGAKFTTLDSIERTLRAEDLTISNAEEPMVLAGVFGGLQAGVTTETQNIFLESAYFSPAGIRKTSQVHGIKTDSSFRFERGTDPDMVILALKRAALLIQEIAGGVISSEIVDVYPQPIQPQQITLRYSRVQQLIGQYIEPAHIKAILTNLGIEITSENEEQLALYIPAYKVDVTREADVVEEILRIYGYNNIILSENLAADFLAKFPNPDPEIITSRVADALAANGYLEMFTNSLTNSNYYKDAEGNVPAELVPILNYNSEDLDAMRLTLVYSGLEVLRHNINRRQRDLKVFELGKVYRKDGEKYKENNYLVLFMTGNKAAESWQQASAKASFHDLATQVQQTLTLCRQTNFTTKPTEHPYLAGGVTYHKGDITLAHVGLIKDRVCKQADVKEQVWYAELNWDYLLRNYKDKLVFEELSKFPEVRRDLSLVVDKAVTFEQIKQVAQRVERKLLQDVNAFDVYEGEKIESGKKAIAVSFTLQDKQQTLTDKVIDSTMSRLMQQFEHQLGAVIRK
- a CDS encoding DUF1684 domain-containing protein, whose product is MKGFKYIILVGVIAIVGYLMSDLFFNDESYNQAVAKFRENKDLTFRSLSASPLSDSLRRKFNKLDYFAPNRDYEITADFTPEERAEPIAMAMTGGTKEPYHVKGKATFELDGKEHTLTLYQKAGATSDSLFIPFTDQTNGFDTYGGGRYLDAIPNGSNIVLDFNRAYNPFCAYNPEFVCPMPPAENRLKVKIPAGEKNFK